In Pedosphaera parvula Ellin514, the following proteins share a genomic window:
- the pheT gene encoding phenylalanine--tRNA ligase subunit beta, with product MKVTLNWLKQYVDFNWSPEQLADRLTMIGIEVEGVEKLGGEFEGVVVAQVITKDKHPNADRLSLCRVNDGMTERQIVCGAQNFSAGDKVPLILPGASLPAKPGEQPFTIKVGKIRGVESQGMLCSPQELGLPDQVDGLLILSPDAKVGQPFAEYLGRSAGDVVYDLEITPNRPDLNSVIGIAREISAVTGNPLRMPGIEIPTTSISQDKVNSLVGVRVEDAELCPRYSARIIRGVKVGPSPDWLRNSLEKVGIRSISNVVDVTNYVMLEIGQPLHAFDYHLLQAKEGTRPTIVVRRALEGEKFKTLDGQERTLTNQALLIADETKPIALAGIMGGQNTEINDQTVDVLIESAYFKPQNIRATSKKLELRTESSYRFERGADVGICDWASQRAAQLILQTAGGQLCEGVIDAYPHPAHRKELTLRHHKVSDLMGVKITPTQNLQYLRQLGLQVPIQNADEYCMVEVPTFRVDLKSEIDLVEEIARMYGIDNIPATPPRGVIGLNEFDPIFDEISEARRLLTGLGLNEAQGQTLISDASARLTSADLVALENPLSSEMNVLRPSLLPGLLDSLHHNLNRKNGDVALFEIGRVFTQTNGQIKEERRVSIALTGRRHSLFWSGEDREAQS from the coding sequence ATGAAAGTCACTCTCAACTGGCTTAAGCAATACGTGGATTTCAACTGGTCGCCCGAGCAATTGGCGGATCGCCTGACGATGATTGGCATCGAGGTGGAGGGCGTGGAAAAGCTCGGCGGCGAATTTGAAGGAGTTGTAGTCGCGCAGGTCATCACCAAAGACAAGCACCCGAATGCCGATCGTCTCTCGCTTTGTCGGGTCAACGACGGCATGACCGAACGCCAGATCGTTTGCGGCGCACAGAATTTCAGTGCTGGTGACAAGGTGCCGCTAATTCTTCCCGGAGCCTCCCTGCCCGCCAAGCCCGGTGAGCAGCCTTTCACCATCAAGGTGGGCAAGATTCGCGGTGTGGAATCTCAAGGCATGCTCTGCTCACCTCAAGAACTCGGCCTGCCGGACCAGGTGGATGGACTTTTGATTCTCTCTCCCGACGCCAAGGTGGGCCAGCCTTTTGCGGAATATCTCGGTCGTTCAGCTGGAGATGTGGTGTATGACCTGGAGATCACGCCCAACCGTCCCGATTTGAACAGCGTGATTGGCATTGCCCGCGAGATCAGCGCAGTCACCGGCAATCCATTGAGGATGCCAGGCATTGAAATCCCGACGACTTCCATATCCCAAGACAAGGTGAACAGCCTGGTGGGTGTTCGCGTCGAAGATGCAGAACTCTGCCCGCGGTATTCGGCGCGCATCATTCGTGGTGTAAAAGTTGGTCCCAGCCCCGATTGGCTGCGCAACAGCCTCGAAAAGGTTGGCATTCGCAGCATCAGCAACGTTGTTGATGTGACTAATTATGTGATGCTGGAAATTGGCCAACCGTTGCACGCGTTTGATTATCACCTGTTGCAGGCAAAAGAAGGCACTCGTCCTACGATTGTGGTCCGCCGCGCCCTCGAAGGTGAAAAATTCAAAACGCTTGATGGCCAGGAACGCACATTAACAAATCAAGCCCTGCTCATCGCGGATGAAACCAAGCCAATTGCGCTTGCCGGCATCATGGGTGGACAGAACACGGAGATTAACGATCAGACAGTTGATGTCCTGATTGAGAGTGCGTATTTCAAACCGCAGAATATTCGCGCCACCTCCAAAAAGTTGGAGCTCCGCACAGAATCCTCCTACCGCTTCGAACGTGGTGCTGATGTGGGCATCTGCGATTGGGCCAGCCAGCGCGCTGCGCAACTCATTCTTCAAACGGCTGGCGGTCAGCTTTGCGAGGGAGTAATTGATGCTTACCCTCACCCGGCTCATCGCAAGGAGCTCACTCTGCGCCACCATAAAGTCAGTGACTTGATGGGAGTGAAAATTACGCCCACACAGAACCTGCAGTATCTGCGCCAACTCGGTTTGCAGGTTCCCATCCAAAATGCGGATGAATATTGCATGGTTGAAGTGCCAACCTTTCGGGTTGACCTAAAGAGTGAGATTGATCTCGTCGAGGAAATCGCCCGGATGTATGGAATCGATAATATTCCCGCCACACCTCCGCGCGGCGTCATTGGATTGAATGAGTTTGATCCCATCTTCGATGAAATCTCTGAAGCCCGTCGCCTGCTCACCGGATTGGGACTTAATGAAGCCCAGGGCCAGACATTAATTTCAGATGCTTCCGCCAGGTTGACCAGTGCCGATTTGGTTGCGTTGGAAAACCCGCTCAGCAGTGAAATGAACGTCTTGCGGCCAAGTCTGCTCCCAGGCCTGCTGGATTCGCTTCACCATAACCTAAACAGAAAGAATGGGGATGTAGCGCTATTTGAAATTGGCCGTGTCTTCACGCAAACGAATGGCCAGATTAAGGAAGAGCGTCGGGTTTCAATTGCCCTTACCGGACGGCGTCATTCCCTGTTCTGGTCAGGTGAGGACCGCGAAGCCCAAAGTTGA
- the rpmI gene encoding 50S ribosomal protein L35, with the protein MRRPKGIKTKKSVAKRFKITATGKVMRSRAGRRHLLASKNAKRRRNLGTSKEVDSTDTYRIKQNLPFSR; encoded by the coding sequence ATGAGACGCCCCAAAGGTATCAAAACGAAGAAGTCCGTAGCTAAACGCTTTAAGATCACCGCCACCGGCAAGGTCATGCGTTCCCGCGCCGGCAGACGCCACTTGCTCGCATCGAAGAATGCAAAACGCCGTCGTAACCTCGGCACCTCCAAGGAAGTCGATTCCACCGACACTTATCGTATCAAGCAGAACCTGCCCTTCAGCCGTTAA
- a CDS encoding aminotransferase class IV produces the protein MIVFLNGQFVPEEKAVISVFDRGFLYGDGLFEAFRICRGKPFLWEQHMRRLQQGIDLLKLPMPYTSGQLREHAAELIRQNEMPDSILRLIISRGIGARGYSPKGADHPSVVMSLHPAPVIDPGHPPQWTLITSSVRLPANDPLTQSKTCNKLSQVLARSEADAHGANEALLLATSGEVAEASSSNLFWIEHGTVCTPPLAGTILPGVTRAMVLELCERLNIPAMQTTTTPGKLLQSQGVFLSLSSWGIVEAVTLDGNNLQRSPLLKPIRDAYNKALEEHSGLQA, from the coding sequence ATGATCGTATTTCTAAACGGCCAGTTTGTTCCCGAAGAGAAGGCAGTGATATCTGTCTTCGATCGCGGCTTCTTGTACGGCGATGGTTTGTTCGAAGCCTTCCGCATTTGCAGAGGGAAACCGTTTTTGTGGGAGCAACACATGCGCCGTTTGCAGCAAGGCATTGATTTATTGAAGCTGCCAATGCCCTACACGTCAGGGCAACTCCGCGAACATGCCGCAGAGTTGATAAGGCAAAACGAGATGCCGGATTCCATTTTGCGCCTCATCATTTCCCGGGGCATCGGCGCACGCGGCTATTCACCCAAAGGTGCGGATCATCCCTCTGTGGTTATGTCGTTGCATCCTGCGCCCGTGATCGATCCAGGGCACCCGCCACAGTGGACTCTCATTACCTCCTCGGTCCGGTTGCCAGCCAATGATCCGCTCACCCAATCCAAAACCTGCAACAAACTCTCGCAGGTGCTCGCCCGTTCCGAGGCTGATGCTCATGGTGCGAATGAAGCTCTCCTGCTCGCCACCTCCGGTGAAGTGGCTGAGGCATCCAGCAGCAATCTATTTTGGATCGAGCATGGCACAGTTTGCACCCCTCCCCTGGCGGGCACGATTCTTCCCGGGGTAACCCGCGCCATGGTGCTTGAGCTTTGTGAGAGGCTCAACATCCCCGCCATGCAGACCACCACCACTCCGGGAAAATTGCTCCAATCCCAGGGAGTTTTTCTTTCGTTAAGTTCCTGGGGAATTGTTGAGGCTGTCACCTTGGATGGAAACAACCTCCAACGTTCCCCATTGCTCAAACCGATACGAGACGCCTACAATAAGGCGCTTGAAGAGCACTCCGGTTTGCAGGCCTAA
- the pheS gene encoding phenylalanine--tRNA ligase subunit alpha yields the protein MSFLDQIEPLKQAAIADLHAATDLGALEQTKGSYLGAQGKFTGLMKQLGTLSKEEKPAAGKLINQAKAELEAALVARRAELELKAALPKEPTDFTLPGRRRTLGKLHPLTQVTEDIVRAFRKIGFAVADGPEIEDEYHCFDALNTPADHPARDSQDTFYLATPNRQLLRTHTSSVQIRVMEKQPPPVRIIAPGRVYRRDNADATHNPTFQQIEGLYVDKRVTIGDLKGTVEFVFQELLGNDVRVRFRPHYFSYTEPSFEIDFSSAMVRKMGKEWLEIAGCGMVHPKVFETVGYDPEIWTGWAFGFGIERIAMLRYEINDIRLFYENDVRFLKQF from the coding sequence ATGTCATTCCTGGATCAAATTGAACCGCTCAAGCAGGCTGCCATTGCTGACCTCCACGCCGCCACCGATCTCGGAGCATTGGAGCAAACCAAAGGCTCCTATCTTGGCGCACAAGGCAAGTTCACCGGCTTGATGAAGCAACTCGGGACTCTCTCGAAAGAGGAAAAACCAGCCGCCGGAAAGCTTATCAACCAGGCGAAGGCAGAATTGGAAGCAGCGCTCGTCGCTCGCCGCGCGGAATTGGAACTCAAAGCGGCCCTGCCGAAGGAACCGACTGATTTCACTCTGCCAGGACGTCGTCGCACATTGGGCAAGCTGCATCCCCTCACCCAGGTTACCGAGGATATCGTTCGCGCATTTCGCAAAATTGGATTCGCAGTCGCGGACGGTCCGGAGATTGAGGATGAATACCATTGCTTCGACGCGCTCAACACCCCGGCCGATCATCCCGCCCGTGATTCGCAGGATACTTTTTATCTGGCCACGCCAAACCGGCAGTTGCTGCGCACACATACTTCCTCCGTCCAGATTCGTGTGATGGAGAAGCAACCACCGCCCGTGCGCATCATTGCTCCGGGACGCGTTTATCGCCGGGACAATGCGGACGCCACACATAATCCGACCTTCCAACAGATTGAAGGCCTTTACGTTGACAAGCGCGTGACCATTGGGGATTTGAAGGGCACGGTGGAATTCGTTTTTCAGGAATTATTGGGAAACGATGTGCGAGTCCGGTTTCGCCCACATTACTTTTCATATACAGAGCCAAGTTTTGAAATCGATTTTTCGAGCGCGATGGTTCGAAAGATGGGGAAGGAATGGCTGGAAATTGCCGGCTGCGGGATGGTGCATCCCAAGGTGTTCGAAACCGTCGGCTATGATCCGGAAATCTGGACTGGCTGGGCATTTGGTTTCGGCATCGAACGCATCGCCATGCTCCGTTATGAAATCAATGACATCCGTCTCTTCTATGAGAACGATGTGCGTTTTCTGAAACAATTTTGA
- the rplT gene encoding 50S ribosomal protein L20, which produces MRVTNAPASRKRRIRTIKAAKGFRGRRSKLYRYAADATDHGKQYAFRDRRAKKRTFRQLWQARINASARAAGTTYSRFMEGLKAAKVALDRKVLADIAATDNAAFGELVKVAQNALKTKAAKA; this is translated from the coding sequence ATGCGAGTTACTAATGCCCCAGCTTCGCGCAAGCGCCGCATACGCACAATTAAAGCGGCCAAAGGCTTTCGCGGTCGCCGTTCCAAATTGTACCGTTACGCCGCAGATGCGACGGATCACGGCAAGCAATACGCTTTCCGCGACCGCCGTGCCAAGAAGCGCACCTTCCGCCAACTCTGGCAGGCGCGCATCAATGCTTCCGCCCGCGCGGCTGGCACCACCTACAGCCGCTTCATGGAAGGCCTCAAAGCCGCCAAAGTCGCGCTGGATCGCAAGGTCCTGGCCGACATTGCTGCCACCGACAATGCAGCATTTGGCGAATTGGTCAAAGTTGCCCAAAACGCGTTGAAGACCAAAGCCGCCAAGGCTTAA